Proteins encoded by one window of Carassius carassius chromosome 30, fCarCar2.1, whole genome shotgun sequence:
- the LOC132110764 gene encoding zinc finger SWIM domain-containing protein 8-like isoform X5, producing MELMFAEWEDGERFSFEDSDRFEEDSLCSFISEAESLCQNWRGWRKQSAGPNSPTVKIKDGQVIPLVELSAKQVAFHIPFEVVEKVYPPVPEQLQLRIAYWSFPENEEDIRLYSCLANGSPDEFQRGEQLYRVRAVKDPLQIGFHLSATVVSPQAGQSKGAYNVAVMFDRCRITSCSCTCGAGAKWCAHVVALCLFRIHNASAVCLRAPVSESLSRLQRDQLQKFAQYLISELPQQILPTAQRLLDELLSSQSTAINTVCGAPDPTAGPSASDQSTWYLDESTLSDNIKKTLHKFCGPSPVVFSDVNSMYLSSTEPPAAAEWACLLRPLRGREPEGIWNLLSIVREMFKRRDSNAAPLLEILTEQCLTYEQIIGWWYSVRTSASHSSASGHTGRSNGQTEVAAHACASMCDEMVVLWRLAVLDPTMSPQRRLELAAQLKLWHLKVIEIVKRGQHRKSLDKLFQGFKPAVECCYFNWEVAYPLPGITYCGADKKNASFCWVRMVQQQRGAKAGTSGEPGEGARGGTSEGTSSEQKSRCNSHLPQQEVAVRPKETIVSKRKGVPVVNSGGVLVCLGGRVSLSLQEGGKGMYKASSSSQSAGSKAKLTQSNKGSCGSSSGVSGKHPNAKRRTSSEDSSLEPDMAELSLDDGSSLALGAEASNTFDFLPPPPEMLPSPSPLLREPLKYSGNVSKEHAYETKRVLPSAADAHACSIAIPVVVAMEKKVEAEADLDENGGDEDPLDDTRHSAALSKAQQGRREGDGSGASGASGPQAVEAAAGADAVCEDDYQAYYLSAASEEGADRGVADSNHEEEPDIFAGIKPLEQEGRMEILFACVEALYAHGYSNDACRLAVDLARDLLANPPDLKVEQPQTKGKKSKVSTSKQTQVATNTLSKVAFLLTVLSERLELHNLAFNTGMFSLELQRPPASTKALEVKLAYQESEVVALLKKIPLGLVEMTSIRDRAEQLRDGNFCDYRPVLPLMLASFIFDVLCTPVVSPTGSRPPSRNRNNEMPRDEELGFEAAVAALGMKTTVSEAEHPLLCEGTRREKGDLALALMITYKDDQSKLKKILDKLLDRESQTHKPQTLSSFYSSKPATSSQKSPSKHAAHGASGAAGGVSKHTPAATTSSVQGVTGGGAAGQQGGLVGSAVQSAATGEGIADNRDQEGAQSTSCEQQSEAAPFKPEGTVPSRLALGGRGAYGTRCWGSPVRQKKKHTGMASIDSSAPETTSDSSPTLSRRPFRGGWTAASWGRGQDSDSISSSSSDSLGSSSSSGSRRAGGGARAKSTDTSRYKGRRPESHAPHVPNQPSEAAAHFYFELAKTVLIKAGGNSSTSIFTQPSASGGHQGPHRNLHLCAFEIGLYALGLHNFVSPNWLSRTYSSHVSWITGQAMEIGSAALNILMECWDGHLTPPEVASLADRASRARDPNMVRAAAELALSCLPHAHALNPNEIQRALVQCKEQDNVMLEKACMAVEEAAKGGGVYPEVLFEVAHQWYWLYEQTVGGGSGSQREGSSRCRANGGAGRTPPEGSCGILDNTGALDPSGVSAVTTTVTAAAVVPVISVGSTIYQSHALPGSAMGHAQGLHPYTTIQTHLPTVCTPQYLGHPLQHIPRPAVFPVSGAAYPQVYDSRKAYQSGFKSICLSSQGMHPAFIGAQYPFSVATGPHPPMAATAVTFPGVPMPSMTQIAVHPYHSAEAALSTTVAAGVHSASTIQAIQGASHPGLSSQPASLVSAPFPVEDEQHSQPISQQGLHYLHSAYRVGSIWS from the exons GTTTTCACCTCAGTGCCACAGTAGTGTCGCCCCAGGCCGGCCAATCCAAAGGAGCCTACAATGTAGCTGTAATGTTTGACCGCTGCCGCATCACTTCCTGCAGCTGCACCTGTGGAGCAGGAGCCAAATGGTGTGCCCACGTTGTGGCCCTCTGCCTCTTCAGAATTCACAAT GCTTCTGCAGTGTGTCTTCGAGCACCTGTGTCAGAGTCCCTGTCCAGATTACAGCGGGATCAACTCCAGAAGTTTGCACAATACCTCATCAGTGAACTCCCACAGCAG ATCTTGCCGACAGCTCAGCGTCTTTTGGATGAGCTTCTGTCCTCCCAGTCTACCGCTATTAACACCGTGTGTGGAGCCCCAG ATCCTACTGCTGGCCCTTCAGCCTCTGACCAGAGCACCTGGTATCTAGATGAGTCCACCCTCAGTGACAACATAAAGAAGACCTTGCACAAGTTCTGTGGCCCATCACCTGTTGTGTTTAG TGATGTGAACTCCATGTACCTGTCATCCACTGAGCCTCCGGCAGCTGCCGAATGGGCTTGTTTGCTGAGGCCCCTGCGAGGCAGAGAGCCAGAGGGCATCTGGAACCTTCTGTCCATCGTCAGAGAGATGTTTAAGAGGAGAGACAGCAATGCTGCGCCTCTGTTAGAAATCCTCACCGAACAGTGTCTCACCTATGAACAG ATCATTGGCTGGTGGTATAGTGTGAGGACATCGGCCTCTCACAGCAGTGCTAGCGGGCACACAGGTCGCAGTAATGGCCAGACAGAGGTTGCAGCTCATGCATGTGCCAGCATGTGTGATGAAATGGTTGTTTTATGGAGACTGGCGGTGCTCGACCCTACCATGAGTCCCCAGAG GCGTTTGGAGCTTGCTGCCCAGCTAAAGCTATGGCACCTGAAGGTAATAGAGATTGTGAAACGGGGGCAACACCGCAAATCTCTTGACAAACTATTCCAGGGCTTCAAACCAGCTGTGGAGTGCTGCTACTTCAACTGGGAAGTGGCCTACCCTTTACCTGGCATCACCTATTGTGGCGCAGATAAGAAAAATGCCTCATTTTGTTGGGTCAGGATGGTGCAGCAGCAGCGAGGCGCTAAAGCTGGCACCAGTGGGGAACCAGGAGAAGGTGCTCGCGGTGGAACGTCAGAAGGTACTTCCTCTGAACAAAAGTCACGGTGCAACTCTCATCTTCCCCAGCAGGAGGTGGCTGTCCGCCCTAAGGAGACCATTGTGAGCAAGAGGAAAGGAGTGCCAGTTGTGAATAGTGGAGGCGTGCTGGTTTGTCTGGGTGgaagggtctctctctctcttcaggagGGAGGTAAAGGCATGTATAAAGCCAGTAGCTCCTCTCAATCAGCTGGTAGTAAGGCCAAGCTTACACAAAGCAACAAGGGCTCATGTGGAAGTTCGAGTGGTGTCAGTGGGAAACACCCCAATGCTAAACGGCGAACTAGCAGTGAGGACAGCTCTCTGGAGCCTGACATGGCTGAGCTGAGTCTGGATGATGGTTCCAGTCTGGCGCTTGGAGCGGAGGCCTCTAACACCTTTGATTTCCTGCCGCCTCCACCAGAGATGTTGCCATCACCCAGTCCTCTTCTCCGAGAGCCACTCAAATACAGTGGTAACGTTTCAAAAGAGCATGCTTATGAGACAAAACGTGTGCTGCCCTCTGCTGCTGATGCCCATGCCTGCTCCATTGCAATTCCAGTAGTGGTCGCTATGGAGAAAAAGGTGGAAGCAGAGGCAGATCTGGATGAGAATGGAGGAGATGAGGACCCCTTAGATGATACTCGGCACTCTGCAGCGCTCAGCAAGGCTCAGCAGGGTCGCAGAGAGGGAGATGGAAGTGGGGCTTCAGGAGCCTCAGGGCCTCAGGCAGTTGAGGCAGCAGCAGGAGCAGATGCTGTGTGTGAAGATGACTATCAAGCGTATTACCTTAGTGCCGCATCAGAAGAGGGAGCAGATAGAGGGGTTGCAGACAGCAACCATGAAGAAGAGCCAGACATCTTTGCTGGGATTAAACCTCTGGAGCAAGAGGGCAGGATGGAG ATACTTTTTGCCTGTGTGGAGGCTCTCTATGCTCATGGCTATAGTAATGATGCGTGCAGACTGGCTGTTGATCTTGCTCGAGATCTGCTGGCTAACCCTCCTGACCTGAAGGTGGAGCAGCCACAGACAAAG GGTAAAAAGAGTAAGGTGTCAACCAGTAAACAGACACAGGTGGCCACCAACACCCTGTCTAAAGTAGCCTTCCTTCTGACTGTGTTGAGTGAGAGGCTGGAGCTCCATAACCTGGCATTCAACACTGGCATGTTCTCCCTGGAGCTGCAGAGACCGCCGGCTTCTACTAAAGCTCTGGAG GTCAAGCTGGCATATCAGGAGTCAGAGGTGGTGGCTCTGCTGAAGAAGATTCCTCTGGGTCTTGTAGAAATGACTTCCATAAGGGACCGAGCAGAGCAGCTCCGTGATGGAAACTTCTGCGACTATCGTCCGGTTCTGCCCCTCATGCTAGCAAGCTTCATATTTGACGTACTCTGCACCCCTG TGGTCTCTCCCACGGGCTCTCGACCTCCTAGCAGGAACCGTAACAATGAAATGCCTCGTGATGAGGAGCTGGGGTTTGAGGCAGCTGTAGCAGCTCTTG gtatgaaGACAACGGTCAGTGAGGCAGAGCATCCTCTGCTGTGTGAAGGGACACGGAGAGAGAAAGGAGACCTGGCTCTAGCACTAATGATCACCTATAAAGATGACCAAAGCAAGCTTAAAAAG ATTCTTGACAAGCTCCTGGATCGTGAGAGCCAGACCCATAAGCCTCAGACTCTGAGCTCCTTTTACTCTAGCAAACCAGCCACGAGCAGCCAAAAGAGCCCATCCAAACATGCCGCTCATGGTGCCAGCGGAGCCGCGGGAGGAGTGTCAAAGCACACGCCTGCTGCAACAACATCATCTGTGCAGGGCGTGACTGGCGGAGGAGCGGCGGGGCAGCAGGGCGGTTTAGTGGGTAGTGCAGTTCAGAGTGCAGCAACAGGAGAGGGCATCGCAGACAACAGAGATCAAG AGGGTGCGCAGTCGACCTCCTGTGAGCAGCAGAGCGAAGCTGCGCCCTTCAAGCCTGAGGGCACTGTGCCCAGTCGTTTGGCACTGGGGGGTCGCGGGGCATATGGCACGCGCTGCTGGGGATCACCTGTACGGCAGAAAAAGAAACACACTG GCATGGCAAGCATTGACAGCAGTGCTCCAGAGACCACCTCAGACAGCTCTCCTACTCTCAGTCGACGCCCATTTCGAGGTGGCTGGACAGCAGCTTCCTGGGGGAGAGGCCAGGACAGTGACAGCATTAGCAGCTCTTCCTCTGATTCACTTGGCTCATCGTCATCCAGCGGCTCCCGCAGAGCTGGAGGAGGAGCCAGAGCCAAGAGTACTGACACCAGCAG GTATAAAGGTCGCCGGCCTGAAAGCCACGCTCCACATGTGCCCAACCAGCCGTCCGAGGCAGCTGCCCATTTTTACTTTGAGCTGGCCAAGACTGTGCTGATTAAAGCTGGTGGAAACAGCTCCACCTCCATTTTCACTCAACCCTCTGCCAGCGGAGGGCATCAAGGGCCCCACCGCAACCTGCATCTGTGTGCCTTTGAAATTGGCCTGTATGCCCTCGGCCTGCATAATTTTGTGTCTCCAAACTGGCTGTCAAGGACGTATTCCTCACATGTATCCTGGATTACAG GCCAGGCCATGGAGATTGGGAGTGCTGCCCTCAACATCCTAATGGAATGCTGGGACGGGCACCTCACGCCTCCGGAGGTGGCGTCACTCGCAGACCGCGCATCGCGAGCACGGGATCCCAACATGGTGCGTGCTGCGGCAGAGCTGGCTTTGAGTTGCTTGCCTCACGCTCACGCCCTCAACCCCAACGAGATTCAGAGAGCCCTGGTGCAGTGCAAGGAGCAG GATAATGTGATGCTGGAGAAAGCTTGCATGGCAGTTGAGGAGGCTGCAAAGGGAGGTGGTGTTTATCCTGAGGTCTTGTTCGAGGTGGCTCACCAGTGGTATTGGCTGTATGAGCAAACAGTGGGTGGAGGCTCTGGGTCCCAGCGAGAGGGGTCCAGCCGCTGTAGGGCCAATGGTGGAGCAGGGAGAACGCCACCCGAGGGAAGCTGTGGTATCCTGGATAACACGGGAGCCTTGGATCCATCAGGCGTTTCAGCTGTAACTACAACAGTGACTGCAGCTGCTGTAGTTCCTGTCATTTCTGTTGGCTCCACCATCTACCAGTCACACGCGCTGCCTGGCTCAGCCATGGGACACGCGCAAGGCCTGCATCCCTACACCACCATCCAAACCCATCTGCCTACGGTCTGCACCCCGCAGTACCTGGGCCACCCCCTTCAGCACATTCCCCGTCCTGCGGTCTTCCCCGTGTCTGGGGCAGCCTACCCACAA GTGTATGACTCCAGGAAGGCGTATCAAAGTGGTTTTAAGAGCATCTGTTTGTCTTCTCAGGGAATGCACCCTGCTTTTATTGGTGCTCAGTACCCATTCTCTGTGGCCACTGGCCCTCATCCTCCTATGGCAGCGACTGCTGTCACTTTCCCTGGAGTTCCAATGCCGTCCATGACTCAGATCGCTGTCCACCCGTACCATTCCGCAGAGGCAGCCCTTAGCACTACTGTTGCAG caGGAGTACACTCGGCTTCCACCATCCAGGCCATTCAGGGGGCTTCTCATCCAGGACTCTCATCCCAGCCCGCCTCCCTGGTCAGCGCACCCTTCCCTGTGGAAGACGAACAGCACAGTCAACCAATCAGCCAGCAGGGCCTGCACTACCTCCACTCGGCCTACAGAGTCG GATCCATCTGGTCCTGA